The DNA region AAGAGCGCCTGCGCAAGCAGGACGCGGACCTTCTGACCGCCCTGAAGCTCGGACATATGGCGCTCGTGAACCTCGTCGGGGATGTCGAGACCTTGTAGCAGGACTGCGGCGTTGGACTCGGCTTCGTATCCGTCCTCGTCGCCGACAATGCCTTCGAGTTCGCCGAGACGGCTGCCGTCTTCATCGGTCATCTCCGGCTTGGCGTAGATCACCTCGCGCTCTTCAAGTGCCGCCCAGAGGGCCTTGTTGCCCATGATGACGGTGTCGATGACGCGGTAGGAGTCGAAGGCGTACTGGTCCTGCGAGAGGACGCCGATCTTTTTGGGGCGCACGACGTTGCCCTTTTGGGCATCGATCTCGCCGGTGAGGACCTTCATGAAGGTCGATTTTCCGGCGCCGTTCGGACCGGTAAGGCCGTAGCGGCGGCCTTGGGTAAAAGTAACGGAGACATCCTCGAAGAGCAGCTTCGAGCCGTAGCGCATAGTGACATTAGAGACTGAGATCATGGGATTCCTTCTATTTTACAGGGCTTTGCGTTGCGGCGCGGTGAACGGCGCAGAGTTCGTGGAGTTCATTAGGACTGGCCGATGAGCACTCCCGCGGCGAAGACAAGACCACCGCCGACAATGACTTGCAGGCACGACAGCCCAAAGCTCGTCTTGAAGTAACGGTGGCGAATCAGAGCAATGACGACAAGCTCCACTCCGACGACGGCATAGGCCCACGTCAGTGCGGTGTGGACGTTGGGAATCAGAAACGGAAGCGTGTGCAGGAAGCCGCCGATGAAGGTCATCAGGCCGGTAACGAGGCCGCGAAAGACCGGATTTCCTCGGCCAGTAAGTTCGCCATCGTCGGAAAGCCCTTCGGAAAAGGCCATCGAAATTCCTGCACCAACGGCGGAAGCCGCCCCGATAAGAAAGACAGTGCGGGAGTTATGCGTGGCGAAAGCAGTCGCGAAGATCGGCGCAAGAGTCGAGACGGAGCCGTCCATAAGCCCCGCAAGTCCCGGCTGGACGATGCGCAGGACAAAACTCTTGTCGTTTTCGACAACTTCCGAGAGTTCGCTCAGGTTGGGGATATTTTCGGACATTTGCTGATGTGGATCTAAGAAAAATACTGCAAAACCGCTGCTCCGCTCTGCGGCTGGTTGGCACGCAGAGCGAAGCGCGATTGGTTTCGTTATTGACCGCGGCGGGCTGGGCCGGAGCGGCTGCTACCTGGGCGGCTGCTTGAGCGGCCGTTTGCACCGGGACCACGTCCACCGGCGCTTCGTCCACCGGAGAATCCGCCGCCACCGCTCTTGGCGCGGCTGCGGAAGCCACTGCCGCTTCCCTTTGCCGCCTTGTAGGGGCTGGGGTTCGCGGCCATGGGAGCAACAGGATCGTTGCCGCGCCAGGTGCGAGTCTCGAGCTGCATCAGATTCTGTCCCTGAGTTGTTGTGTCAAGGGGTTGATTGCGCAGTTCCTTCTCAAGGTTCTTATCGGCTTCGCGCCACTCGAACTTGATCTTCAGTTCGCGCTCGAGCTTGCGGGCGTCGTGCTTCTCCTGGGGCATGACGAAGGTGGTCGCCACGCCCTTCTTGCCGGCGCGGCCGGTACGGCCGATGCGGTGAACGAAGTCCTCGGAGGCATTCGGCAGGTCGTAGTTGATGACGTGCGCAATGTCGTTGACATCGATGCCGCGTGCTGCAACGTCAGTGGCGACGAGAACGCGATGCTTGCCATTTTGGAAGCCTTTGAGAGCTGCGCTACGCTGCGACTGGCTGCGGTCGCCATGAATTACGTCGGCATCGTGGCCAAGCCTTTCGAGCTTCTTCGAGATGCGGTCGGCGCCATGCTTGGTGCGGGAGAAGACGAGAAACGTCCCCTCCTCTTCCCGCAGCATCTGGTCGAGCAGGCCGAGCTTTTGTTCCTGCATGACGGTGTAGACGCGAAGCTCCACGCGATCAGAAGGCTTCGAGGTCTGTCCGATCTCGATGCGGACTGGCTTGTTGACGTAGTCGCGAACGATCTCGCGGATATTGGCATCGAGCGTCGCCGAATAGCACATCGTCTGCCGGGTCTTCGGCACTGCGCCGACGATGCGGCGGATGGCGGGCAGAAAGCCCATATCCAACATGCGGTCCACTTCGTCGAGCACAAGCATCTCAACTGCATTGATGTTGATCTCGCGGCGGCGGAGGAAGTCTTCGAGCCGTCCCGGAGTGGCAACGACGAGGCGCGGGCCGCGGTCGAGCTGGTCGAGTTGGTTGTTCTCCGACAGTCCGCCGCAGACGAGCACAGCATCGTTCTTCGAGCCGGGAACGAGCTTCCAATATGCCTCGAGCACCTGCATCGCAAGTTCACGGGTGGGAAGTAAAATCAGCGCGCGAATCGGGCCCCGTTTGCCACGTGTGCTTGGCACAGAGTTCGCGTCCATGCGCTCGATCATCGGGATGAGGAAGCTGAGCGTCTTGCCAGTACCGGTGGAGGCGGTAGCGAGAATATCGGCGCCTTCAAGTGCAGGCGGAATGGCTTTGGCCTGAACCGGCGTCGGAGTCGTAAATCCGGCGGTGGTCAGGCGATTCTTCAGCGAGTCCGAGATGTTGAAGTCGGTAAAACAGACGTTGTTCGAATCGAGAGAAACCGACGTGGAGTTGGCGATGACGCGAGGTTCAGCCTGTGTAAGTTCTTGTACTTCAAGAGTTGCGGTAGTCAAGTAATGTCCTTTGGGGGAGTTAAAGAGATCAGCGAAGGGATGCAGGGGTGCCGAGGCACCATGGTTTCTGATATCAGCATTGCTGTCGATTATCGAAGCGCTGCTGCTGCGCGGCGAGACCTGTCCTGTGACAAGCCTTCCAGCCAGAGCAACCAGCGCGGCTTCCGATTTTTTGAAGGAAGATGAGCGGTGGGGAGAGGCGACTCGCAGTCTCTGGCCAAACCCCTAATTCCATCAAGGGTCTTTGCCTGCGAAGCCTGCACCTGTCTTTCCAGAGTGCATAATCAGAATACCACAGATCTGGGCTTTGATAACCACAAGGTTAAGCCTGCGAAAGCTAAGTCAGGCTTTGTCGAGCCTGCCCATACGGCCGCGAAGACCATCCGCAATACCTCTACTTGCATAGCAGAACTTATCCCACTTCCGGTTCTCGGCAAGAATACATTTCACAAAATCTTTGGAGCTGAAGAAGAAGAGCTTGAAGCAGAAGAAAGGAAATTGCTTCCAATATTTCTTCGTGACCCAAACCTTATTGCGCTCTTGGTAGTAGCGGCGTACCGGACTGTAGTTGGAAGTTTGAAACAGATACTTTCCTCTGAATTTATGAACCCTGGGCGTACCTGGCGAGTGAAGTAACAGCGCCTGATCACATTCCTCAATGAAATAACCGTGACTGCGCAGCCGGAGACTGTATTCGTAGTCAACCGCATCGATAAAAAGGTCCTCCTCGAATGGCCCATGCTGATGGAAGGACGAGATTCGCATCAAGGTTCCCGACGTCATAGCAGCCTCAAGCCCACCTGTCTTGACGACAACCGCAGGTAGATCGGAACTTGAACGCTTGTCGATATATCGAGGGACAAGTATACCGAGACGCTCCCCTCTCAGGTTGCCATCAAAAGCCTGGAGCATGGAATTCATGAAGCCTTCAGTCACGCAACTATCCTGGTCGAAGAGAATCACCCACTGAAATGAGTTGGCGTCAGCCAGACGGATGCCCGTGTTCAACGCAGCCGCAATACCAAGATTCTCTCGGTTCTCGACCAATTCAAAACCAATCTGAGAGCTTGCGGTACGCAGAAGATCGACCGATGGAACTGGGGAACCGTTGTCCACAACGATCAAACCTTGGACCTGCGGTCGCAACTTAGTAAGATTTTCAATTACGTCGGGGTCCGGGTGAAATGTAACCACCACGGCACAAACGCCGTTCATTTCCATGCCTGTGATCTCTTCTGGATGACCGGGCAGCCAATCCGTTGTTCGCATCAAGTTTATTCTATCGCTGCATGGATGCACTCAAAATAGATGGCCAATTGCCATTTAGATTCCCACTTAAAAATCAACGGAAGTCAGGGTGGCTATTCTGTTTTGAACTAATAACTCGCCTCGCTCTAATGTGTCTGTCTCGGCCCTCGACGAAATAAGCAGCACATGCGACACGCCGCTACGCACGTAGGTAGAATGAGCATAAGAATCTGGAGTTTATGCATCTGATACAGCGCGTTCGTCGCCACTTGAACAAAGATACGAGACTGGCACGCATCCTTCATGGAGGCGCCTCAGCGTTGATAAGCCGGGGTGTCGCACTGTTGGTGAATGCAGTGACCCTCCCTCTAACGATCCGGTATCTTGGCCCACTGGAATATGGCATCTGGGTGACCATCAGTACGACGGTCGTCATGTTGGCGGTTATGGATCTGGGAGTGGCCAACACGCTTACGAATATGATTTCGCGAGCGTACGCAATGGACGATCGGGCAGCTGCTCAACGCTACTATGCAACGGCCTTCTGGATCAGTTCGAGTATCAGCACTGTTCTTGGCCTAATCAGCCTGCTTTTGTGGCCACGCATCAACTGGGGGGCGCTCTTTCATCTTCAAGACGCCATGCTAATTCATGAGGTCTCGCTGTGCGTCGCGATTGCGCTCGGATTCTTTCTCCTGAGCCTTCCGCTGAACTTGGTGCACCGGATACTGGGCGGATATCAGCAGACGCAAATTACAAATTATTTCAACCTGTTGAGTAATGGGCTATCACTCACAACCATTTTGGTAGTCATCAAGCTGCACGGATCATTGGTCATGCTCATGCTGATGTACTCCGGCTCATTGCTGCTGGGCAGTATAGCTCTGAATATCTGGGTGAATTTGTGGGACAGGCGATGGCTCATGCCCGCACCTCGATTCATACGACGCGCGGTCATCGGCGATTTGATGAGTTCAGGGATGGGATTTTTTATACTTCAGCTTGCAGGCATTGTTGTTTACAACTCGGACAATCTCATCATCACTCACTATCTAGGAGCGGCGGACGTGACTCCGTACAGCGTGACCTGGAGACTCGCAGGATACGCCGCGGTGCTCCAGACAGCTGTTTTGCCCTCGCTATGGCCGGCGTACTCTGAGGCCTACGCACGAGGCGACTATGATTGGGTGCGCCGAATGTTCTGGAACACTGTGCGGATCGCGATGGGAGCAGTGACTGTGGCCGTTCTGATCCTGACTTTTTGTGGGCGATGGCTGATTCGATGGTATGCCGGTCCTGCTGGCGTTCCAAGTGAGCTACTGCTATGTGCCATCTGCACATGGACGCTGATATGCGCAGGGATGGACCTTGAAGCTTGTTTATTGGCGGCAATCAACCGCGTAAGAGCTCAAGGTATCCTTTCCGCAATCGCGGCGGCACTCAATATCATTCTCTCGATCTACCTGGTAAAAAGACTGGGCAGTCTCGGTGTGATCCTTGGGACAATGCTCTCTTACCTGCTGATCCTGGTGGTGCCACAAACTATCATTGTGTGGCAGGCGCTCTATCGACCTCCACAGACCGCCGCGATTTCAGACATGCAGGATCAGCAGCATGCTTAAGCGCTTATTGAAACCGGTATTAGGTCCGACGTATCGAAATATCTATCTGCCACTCCTGGATCGGTCAGGCATGTTGACCTTTCGCTGGAGTGTCAACTTGGCTCGCGCCCTCCGCATCCTGCCGCAGTCCACTTCAATCGCACAGGAGGCCGAAGAACGTTTTTTGATCGTAAACCTTACGCCGCATCTGGGCGATTCGATCATGATGATGCCAATGATCGAATCCTTGCGCAAGGCACATCCTCAATCCAGGATTGAATGCGCTGTAGAGGCTTCGATCGCTCCACTTTTGCGGGAGATGCCAATTGTCGATTGTGTCTACGCTCTGAGATTGGGCAACATCCCTCCGATAACACGTGCACTCGTAACGCATCGCATCTTGCGCATTGCGCAATATTACCGACAGCAGATGCGTTGCAGCGCACCCACAACGTGCGTCATGCCAAGGTGGGGTGATGACCTCTTCCGATCGAATATCCTCGGGTATCTGACAGGAGCTAGACGCCGTATAGGCTTTGCCTCAGATGTGAGCGCCGCTCAGCAACATCCGCTGCCCTATCGCGATGCACTGTTGACTGAACTGATACACGGCGGCCGTGGAGTGCACGAACCGGAAAAGTTCTGCCTTCTCTTGAGGGAAGCTGGATTAATCCCAAATGCCAATTCCGGAGAAGCAAGCACTCAGGTAATCGCCTCACTCCAACACATTGCCGACAAGACAGACTGGCCTAATCTAGCAGAGCGGGTTGGAGTGGACAGAAATCTGCCTTTTGCAGTCGTCGCGCCGGGTGCAAGTATGCCAAAGCGACAATGGCCAATCGAATATTGGGCCGAGGTAATGGCGGACCTTCGCGCCAAAGACATGAAGGTCGTGGTGCTAACGGGCGCTCCAGACGCGAACCTAGCAAAGCAGTTGCACGAACTGAGTGGAGGCTGGGCCACGCTGGTTGCCGGAAAAACCAGTGTGGTGGAATCAGTTGCGCTGATATCACATGCGAAGATGTTCTTTGGCAATGACTCCGGCCCGGGACATATCGCCGGGGCATTGGGCGTTCCAACCTTCATTCTTTTTATCGCAGAAGAAAATTGCGATCCCGATGGACCGTCTGCGCCGGAACGTATCCATCCTATTGGACCGCACGTGGTATTTTGCCGGCCAGCGAAATGCCTCCCTCCCTGCGTCTCGTGCTGCGAGGCAGAAGAGGCACATTGCATCAAAACAATATTGCCATCGGATGTGATTGAATCAACTTCACGCAAAAGGACAAGCGACGGATTCGTTACAACCATGACAGGACGGACTGGACGCGAAATTGAGCATACTGCCTGAGATCGAAATACTGTTGGCGACGTATAACGGCGAGCGATTCCTATCAGAGCAGATCGACTCTATTCTCGCGCAGGATTATGCAAATGTACGGGTCCTCGCGCGAGATGACGGATCGGATGACGGCACAGCAGCCATTCTTGAGGAGTATGCAAGCCGGTTCCCCGAACGCTTCCGGGTTATGCCTTCCAGTCCAGGAACGGGGCATCCAAAGTGGAATTTCCTGCGTCTCATGGAAGCATCGACAGCCGAGTATGTATGTTTCGCTGATCAGGACGATGTATGGCTGCCGCAAAAGCTATCGATGACGATGCAGGCGATGAAGCGACTGGAAGCTCGATACGGCAGGGAACTTCCGCTCCTTGCATTTACCGATCTCCGCGTGGTCAATGAGCAATTGGAGACACAGCACGAATCCTATTGGAAACTCCATCGCATGAACCCGCGTCAAGCCAATCATTTCGCTCGGCTACTTGGTCAGAATGTCGTTACCGGATGCACCGCTATGCTAAACCGGCCATTGCTGAAGATGGCACTTCGTATGCCGGACGAGGCGGAGATGCATGACGGTTGGACGGCTCTGCTGGCAGCGGCATTTGGGGCAAGCGAACCCGTCCTGACGCAGACAATGCTCTATCGGCAACACTGCCATAACATCCTGGGAGCTGCCAAACCGGAGCCCCAATTGAAGGTGCCCAAACTACGCCACCACCAGGAACGACAGAAGCGATGGCAGATGAGTGAGCGACAAGCCAAAGCACTACTGCGCATCCATGGCGCCGAGTTGATGGCAGACAAGCGAAGGATATTGGAAGCTTTTGTACAGTGCGGAGAGAGCGGCAACAGACTGTCACGAATTGGAACAGCTCTGCGTCATGGTTTCTATGTGCCGTGGGTGAGAAACAACCTGTCCATGCTCTGGTACCTGTGGGATCTAAAAGCAGCAAAAGTTACGCCGCAAAAATAACATCGGCCAACGATGAAATCGCCGGCCGATATTCTTAGTGTTCCCAATCTTGCCGATTCGTTAGATATGACAGCTCACCATGCCCCGCTTCTCGAGATAGCGCTGATGGTATTCCTCAGCTTTCCAGAAGGCTTTGCTCGGCTCAACCTTCGTCGCAATCGGTTGACGATAGGTGCCGGAGGCATTCAGTTCGGCGATCTTCGCTCTTGCCTCTGCGGCCTGCTCGTCGGAGTGGGTAAAAATGACGCTGCGGTACTGCGTTCCCCAGTCCGGCCCCTGTCGATTGATCTGGGTCGGATCGTGAAGCGCAAAAAATGCGTCGAGGAGTGTCTCGTAGGAGAGGCGGGATGGGTCAAACGTAACTTGAACGACTTCCGCGTGGCCGGTGCGGTCGGTGCAAACTTCCTGATAGGTTGGGTGTTCGAGGTCTCCGCCTTCGTATCCTACTGCTGTGTCGATGACTCCGATAAGTTCGCTGAAACGGGTTTCCACACCCCAAAAACATCCTGCTCCAAATGTTGCCTTTTCGATTGCCACGTATTACTCCTTTACTGATTCATTGGATGCGCGACGTACGCGTTTGTCATCGCCCTCCGGATGAATAGCTCGAGTATTTTGTGCCTTGGAAGACACCAGCGTCAAGTGCACCGGATGGCACAAACCCTGTAAGGCGAAAATCTGCCTGGCGAAAGAATCAAGGCATCCGTTTGTACAACTTAGGCAATTCCCATCCCGCCTACGGCGAAGCCACTTGCTAAGGCCAGCAGCAAGATAACTAAATCAATTGCAAGCGGAAAAGAGAAGCTAAACTGGCCGTCGTCGCGGAGCTGTGGATTTCCCCACAAACGTTCGGCGCGGCCTGCTCGATTTCGGCTTCGCGGGCGTTTTGAGCTGCGCAAACTCGGGTGTCTTCTTCTTCGGGACGACTTTCTGGCCCTTGGCCGCGCGTCCCAGCGCCGTCACTTCGCCCGGCGTCAGTTCGCGAAACTCGCCCGGAGGCACATCGAGACGCAACGCGCCGTAGCCGATGCGGCGAATCTTTTCAACATGGTGCCCAATCTCCTCGAACATCTTTCGAAGCTGGCGATTGCGGCCTTCGGTAAGCGTCAGTTCATACCAGGGATTATCCCCGCCACGGACGAGTTCGAGCTTTGCCGGAGCCGTAATGACCCGGTCGCGCCGTCCGCTGCGGACTTCGTTGAGCCGCCCACGATCAATCATGATGCCGCGCCGGATCTGGTCGAGCCCGCTGGCAGGCGGCTGTCCGCTAATTTTGACGAGGTACGTCTTCTCCACCCCCGCAGCAGCCTTCGAGAGCGAGTTTGCCAGTTCGCCATCGTTGGTCATCAAAAGCAGTCCTTCGGAGAGATAATCCAGCCGCCCGACAGGATAGAGCCGCACATGGTCGCCATGCGGCCCCTTCTGCTTCGTCATCAGCTCCATGACGGTGGGGCGCTTCTCCGGATCGTCGAGCGTGGTGACGTAGCCTCGCGGCTTGTTGAGCATGTAATAGCGCTGCTGCTCGCGGCCATGCAGCAGCTTACCGTCGACGCGGATGTGATCTTTTGAGATATCGTGACGGGTGCCCAGCTCTTTAATGACATTGCCGTTCACCTGCACGCGACCATCGAGGATGATCTGTTCGGCCTTGCGGCGGCTGGCGATACCGGCTTGCGCAAGAATCTTCTGGAGACGGTCGCCCTGAGGGGCTTCCTCGGGCTGTTTTACGCTTTTCGTGGTCATATTCCTGGCTTTCTGACTGCGGGGCTGCTCATCGCGGTCGGGTACTTCTCTGTAGATTGTATCTGCTGCGTAAATAGTTGTATCTCAGAACGCTGGTGATCTGGCGCCCTCATCATTGATCAATGTCTCTCGCTGGCGTCAAAGGCTTTATAAAAGCTACTTCATTGAGGCTCTGGTTCAGCGGCCCCCTCATGATCCTCTTCAGGTTTGTCGAGCGGGTCATTCTCTCCATCGCTGTCGACAGGTTCTTTCGAAGCGTCCAGTGGATCATCGAGCGGGTTGTCCTCCGGATCGGGACTGCCGTCCGCCTGAAGCGCATGGGTGTGTCGCTCGGCGTCGATGGCGTGCGCCCCTTCTTCACGATCCCCCGGAGCCTCTCCCGCTTCAGCATGATGCTCCATGGGAATCTCTTCCTGCTCGGCCAGTTCTCCGGCCATCTTCTCGAACTCTTCGATGCTGGGCAGCTCGTTGATGTCCTTGAGGCCAAAGCGCAGGAGAAAGTCACGTGTCGTCTTATAGAGGATCGGGCGGCCGATCACCTGCTTGCGGCCGGCGGTAGTGACCAGCTTGCGCGCCATCAGACTGCCCAGAACGCCGCCCGAATCGACACCGCGAATCTCCGAGATCTCGGGTGCCGTGACCGGCTGTTTGTAAGCCACCACCGCCAGGGTCTCCAGCGCCTGCAGCGAAAGCTTCAGCGGTGGTTTCAGCGATTTGACGAAGCCGCGGACAGCATCGTGATACTCCGGCTTGGTGGCAAGACGATAGCCGCTGGCGACCTCACGAATTTCAAGACCACGGTCGCCGGTCGCATAATCCTTAACAAGCTGGTCGAGCATAGCCCGGAAATAGTCCCGCAGGCGGCGTTCCTTCTCCTTGGCCTCGCGTGCAATCTTCTTTTCGTCGGGGACCGGGACGGCATCCGCAGGAGCTTCGCTTCTTGGTTCTGCGGCTTCGGTCGAATGCAGTTCTCCAGCCGAAGGTACCGCTTCGCTTAACGGAGAAGACGCTCCCCCCTCTTCCTCGATTCCTTCTTCCTGGTCAAGAACCTCGTTGTTGAGGATATCGACGCCCG from Edaphobacter paludis includes:
- a CDS encoding VIT1/CCC1 transporter family protein; the protein is MSENIPNLSELSEVVENDKSFVLRIVQPGLAGLMDGSVSTLAPIFATAFATHNSRTVFLIGAASAVGAGISMAFSEGLSDDGELTGRGNPVFRGLVTGLMTFIGGFLHTLPFLIPNVHTALTWAYAVVGVELVVIALIRHRYFKTSFGLSCLQVIVGGGLVFAAGVLIGQS
- a CDS encoding DEAD/DEAH box helicase, with amino-acid sequence MTTATLEVQELTQAEPRVIANSTSVSLDSNNVCFTDFNISDSLKNRLTTAGFTTPTPVQAKAIPPALEGADILATASTGTGKTLSFLIPMIERMDANSVPSTRGKRGPIRALILLPTRELAMQVLEAYWKLVPGSKNDAVLVCGGLSENNQLDQLDRGPRLVVATPGRLEDFLRRREININAVEMLVLDEVDRMLDMGFLPAIRRIVGAVPKTRQTMCYSATLDANIREIVRDYVNKPVRIEIGQTSKPSDRVELRVYTVMQEQKLGLLDQMLREEEGTFLVFSRTKHGADRISKKLERLGHDADVIHGDRSQSQRSAALKGFQNGKHRVLVATDVAARGIDVNDIAHVINYDLPNASEDFVHRIGRTGRAGKKGVATTFVMPQEKHDARKLERELKIKFEWREADKNLEKELRNQPLDTTTQGQNLMQLETRTWRGNDPVAPMAANPSPYKAAKGSGSGFRSRAKSGGGGFSGGRSAGGRGPGANGRSSSRPGSSRSGPARRGQ
- a CDS encoding glycosyltransferase family 2 protein, producing the protein MRTTDWLPGHPEEITGMEMNGVCAVVVTFHPDPDVIENLTKLRPQVQGLIVVDNGSPVPSVDLLRTASSQIGFELVENRENLGIAAALNTGIRLADANSFQWVILFDQDSCVTEGFMNSMLQAFDGNLRGERLGILVPRYIDKRSSSDLPAVVVKTGGLEAAMTSGTLMRISSFHQHGPFEEDLFIDAVDYEYSLRLRSHGYFIEECDQALLLHSPGTPRVHKFRGKYLFQTSNYSPVRRYYQERNKVWVTKKYWKQFPFFCFKLFFFSSKDFVKCILAENRKWDKFCYASRGIADGLRGRMGRLDKA
- a CDS encoding oligosaccharide flippase family protein, with the protein product MHLIQRVRRHLNKDTRLARILHGGASALISRGVALLVNAVTLPLTIRYLGPLEYGIWVTISTTVVMLAVMDLGVANTLTNMISRAYAMDDRAAAQRYYATAFWISSSISTVLGLISLLLWPRINWGALFHLQDAMLIHEVSLCVAIALGFFLLSLPLNLVHRILGGYQQTQITNYFNLLSNGLSLTTILVVIKLHGSLVMLMLMYSGSLLLGSIALNIWVNLWDRRWLMPAPRFIRRAVIGDLMSSGMGFFILQLAGIVVYNSDNLIITHYLGAADVTPYSVTWRLAGYAAVLQTAVLPSLWPAYSEAYARGDYDWVRRMFWNTVRIAMGAVTVAVLILTFCGRWLIRWYAGPAGVPSELLLCAICTWTLICAGMDLEACLLAAINRVRAQGILSAIAAALNIILSIYLVKRLGSLGVILGTMLSYLLILVVPQTIIVWQALYRPPQTAAISDMQDQQHA
- a CDS encoding glycosyltransferase family 9 protein, which translates into the protein MLTFRWSVNLARALRILPQSTSIAQEAEERFLIVNLTPHLGDSIMMMPMIESLRKAHPQSRIECAVEASIAPLLREMPIVDCVYALRLGNIPPITRALVTHRILRIAQYYRQQMRCSAPTTCVMPRWGDDLFRSNILGYLTGARRRIGFASDVSAAQQHPLPYRDALLTELIHGGRGVHEPEKFCLLLREAGLIPNANSGEASTQVIASLQHIADKTDWPNLAERVGVDRNLPFAVVAPGASMPKRQWPIEYWAEVMADLRAKDMKVVVLTGAPDANLAKQLHELSGGWATLVAGKTSVVESVALISHAKMFFGNDSGPGHIAGALGVPTFILFIAEENCDPDGPSAPERIHPIGPHVVFCRPAKCLPPCVSCCEAEEAHCIKTILPSDVIESTSRKRTSDGFVTTMTGRTGREIEHTA
- the msrA gene encoding peptide-methionine (S)-S-oxide reductase MsrA is translated as MAIEKATFGAGCFWGVETRFSELIGVIDTAVGYEGGDLEHPTYQEVCTDRTGHAEVVQVTFDPSRLSYETLLDAFFALHDPTQINRQGPDWGTQYRSVIFTHSDEQAAEARAKIAELNASGTYRQPIATKVEPSKAFWKAEEYHQRYLEKRGMVSCHI
- a CDS encoding pseudouridine synthase, which gives rise to MTTKSVKQPEEAPQGDRLQKILAQAGIASRRKAEQIILDGRVQVNGNVIKELGTRHDISKDHIRVDGKLLHGREQQRYYMLNKPRGYVTTLDDPEKRPTVMELMTKQKGPHGDHVRLYPVGRLDYLSEGLLLMTNDGELANSLSKAAAGVEKTYLVKISGQPPASGLDQIRRGIMIDRGRLNEVRSGRRDRVITAPAKLELVRGGDNPWYELTLTEGRNRQLRKMFEEIGHHVEKIRRIGYGALRLDVPPGEFRELTPGEVTALGRAAKGQKVVPKKKTPEFAQLKTPAKPKSSRPRRTFVGKSTAPRRRPV
- the scpB gene encoding SMC-Scp complex subunit ScpB, producing MSLKAKIEAVIYASEEPVTLAQLVGLLGHEAQAELDQIEAAQQSLDLQEASAGVDILNNEVLDQEEGIEEEGGASSPLSEAVPSAGELHSTEAAEPRSEAPADAVPVPDEKKIAREAKEKERRLRDYFRAMLDQLVKDYATGDRGLEIREVASGYRLATKPEYHDAVRGFVKSLKPPLKLSLQALETLAVVAYKQPVTAPEISEIRGVDSGGVLGSLMARKLVTTAGRKQVIGRPILYKTTRDFLLRFGLKDINELPSIEEFEKMAGELAEQEEIPMEHHAEAGEAPGDREEGAHAIDAERHTHALQADGSPDPEDNPLDDPLDASKEPVDSDGENDPLDKPEEDHEGAAEPEPQ